One Chryseobacterium geocarposphaerae DNA window includes the following coding sequences:
- a CDS encoding SDR family NAD(P)-dependent oxidoreductase — MNFSNHNFTKNEWEVCLKILHALKDEPFQNPDNKTFSGLITKIHKNAKKQNRQESYSEMKAHDLEINSESVLMKKALAGISAFYDDQKDETQLTKLQIPKNCYCCNQSYQYAHSFYTRLCPKCADENYEKRFLSADLEGRNVILTGGRVKVGFATALKLLRSAANLVLTTRFPALALETLQQEADFDEWKDRFWVYGLDLRNLKAIQEFIDFYKSNFETLDILINNAAQTIKYPDQYYLPIIKRENEMLVEFKNNKKLIPNTTEISTEIGKLEYAQNEETNIVLTRFGQPVDNRDKTSWNSTLEEISMYELVEVNLINHIAPYFLIKELKPVMKKSAFKEKFIVNVTSSEGIFSYDNKTIFHPHTNMTKAALNMMTLTSAKEFEKDQIYMTAVDVGWISTGAKESLRKKQFERGYIPPLDSVDGAARILHPIVEGIDGNYFSGVLLKNYKINNW, encoded by the coding sequence ATGAATTTTTCTAATCACAACTTTACGAAAAACGAATGGGAAGTATGTCTCAAGATTCTTCATGCTTTGAAAGATGAGCCATTTCAAAATCCTGATAATAAAACTTTTTCGGGATTAATTACAAAAATTCATAAGAATGCCAAAAAACAAAACCGCCAGGAAAGTTATTCAGAAATGAAAGCTCATGATTTGGAAATTAATTCTGAATCTGTCCTAATGAAAAAGGCTTTGGCAGGAATTTCTGCTTTTTATGACGATCAGAAAGATGAAACACAACTGACAAAGTTACAGATTCCGAAAAACTGTTACTGCTGTAACCAAAGTTATCAGTATGCCCATTCTTTTTACACGAGATTGTGCCCGAAATGCGCTGATGAAAATTACGAAAAACGTTTTTTATCAGCTGATTTAGAAGGGAGAAATGTGATCTTAACGGGAGGACGAGTAAAGGTAGGTTTCGCAACAGCGTTGAAATTGTTGAGAAGTGCTGCCAATTTGGTTTTGACGACCCGTTTTCCGGCTTTGGCATTGGAAACTTTACAGCAGGAAGCAGATTTTGATGAATGGAAAGATAGATTTTGGGTGTACGGATTGGATCTTAGAAATTTAAAGGCAATTCAGGAATTTATAGATTTTTATAAATCGAATTTTGAAACGTTGGATATTTTAATCAATAACGCAGCGCAGACAATTAAATATCCGGATCAATATTATTTACCCATCATCAAGCGTGAAAATGAGATGTTGGTTGAATTTAAAAACAATAAGAAATTAATTCCGAACACAACAGAAATTTCCACAGAAATTGGAAAACTGGAGTATGCACAAAATGAAGAAACGAATATTGTTTTAACGCGTTTCGGACAACCTGTCGATAATCGTGACAAAACAAGCTGGAATTCTACATTGGAAGAAATTTCGATGTATGAATTGGTTGAGGTTAATTTAATTAATCACATTGCCCCTTATTTTTTGATTAAAGAATTAAAACCTGTAATGAAAAAATCGGCTTTTAAAGAAAAGTTTATTGTCAATGTGACGTCTTCGGAAGGTATTTTCAGTTATGATAACAAAACGATTTTCCATCCGCACACAAATATGACGAAGGCTGCCTTAAATATGATGACGCTGACTTCCGCAAAAGAATTTGAAAAAGATCAGATTTATATGACTGCGGTTGATGTTGGTTGGATTTCTACAGGAGCAAAGGAAAGTTTGAGAAAGAAACAGTTTGAGCGGGGATATATTCCGCCGTTGGACTCTGTGGACGGAGCAGCGAGAATTCTGCATCCGATTGTGGAAGGAATCGATGGGAATTATTTCAGTGGAGTTTTATTGAAAAATTATAAAATTAATAACTGGTAA
- a CDS encoding AAA family ATPase: MTQHIDKLNNVLNYVKNTFVGKNDVVDLLGICLLARENAFLYGPPGTAKSALVRTLAKTVKDGKNFEYLLTRFTEPNEIFGPFDIRKLKEGELLTNTEGMMPEASMVFLDEIFNANSAILNSLLMALNEKIFKRGKETKNLPALMFVGASNVLPEDEALNALFDRFLIRINVDYVNPELLQQVLLAGRKLENMVDIETPEILSHEIKELQNLCRTVDLKPIYEVYLNTIITLRNTGIAISDRRAVKLQNLIAASALICGRNEAILSDLWVLKHIWDTEEQIEILEGIINRTIEKDDHPKSHPQALQNKTPNPEEVMKDVKILVEKWENDTLSFEEQNVIKDKLRYLQTRCDWIKNPEQKQYIQQEIESLWQKILQSI, encoded by the coding sequence ATGACTCAACATATTGATAAATTAAACAATGTTCTTAACTACGTAAAAAATACATTTGTAGGTAAAAACGATGTAGTGGATTTATTGGGAATCTGCTTGCTGGCAAGAGAAAATGCATTTTTATACGGCCCTCCTGGAACTGCAAAATCGGCTCTCGTAAGAACACTGGCAAAAACCGTAAAAGACGGAAAAAATTTCGAATACCTTCTCACCAGATTTACGGAACCGAACGAAATTTTCGGACCTTTTGATATCAGGAAATTAAAAGAAGGAGAATTGTTGACGAACACAGAAGGAATGATGCCGGAAGCTTCAATGGTATTTCTGGATGAGATTTTCAATGCAAATTCTGCAATTCTGAATTCCCTTTTGATGGCTTTGAACGAAAAGATTTTCAAAAGAGGAAAAGAAACGAAAAATCTCCCCGCACTGATGTTTGTGGGGGCAAGTAATGTTCTTCCTGAAGATGAAGCACTGAATGCATTGTTCGACCGTTTTCTGATCAGAATTAATGTTGATTACGTAAATCCTGAGTTGCTTCAGCAAGTACTTTTAGCCGGAAGAAAGCTGGAAAATATGGTGGATATTGAAACACCGGAAATTCTTTCCCATGAAATCAAAGAACTTCAAAATTTGTGCAGAACGGTTGATCTGAAACCTATTTATGAAGTCTATCTAAATACAATTATCACCCTTAGAAATACAGGAATTGCGATTTCCGACCGTCGGGCAGTGAAATTACAGAATCTGATCGCCGCAAGTGCATTAATTTGCGGAAGAAATGAAGCTATTTTATCAGATTTATGGGTGTTGAAACATATTTGGGACACCGAAGAACAGATCGAGATACTGGAAGGAATTATCAACAGGACGATCGAAAAAGACGACCATCCGAAATCTCATCCACAAGCCTTACAAAACAAAACTCCGAATCCGGAAGAAGTGATGAAAGATGTAAAAATCTTAGTGGAAAAATGGGAAAATGATACGCTGAGTTTTGAAGAACAGAATGTGATTAAAGATAAATTAAGATACCTTCAAACACGTTGCGACTGGATCAAGAATCCTGAACAAAAACAATATATCCAACAGGAAATCGAAAGTTTATGGCAGAAGATTCTCCAAAGCATATAA
- a CDS encoding tetratricopeptide repeat protein, with protein sequence MNRQKFVNKFMAAFFILVIIKVIGILAQLFHQSFWSVIGTLLIFAIIAFIIFAVLLQLEKKEKEKNQSAGRVANGGGNFYVETSLFDKIRNKYEELAQKYIDEKDYKRAAKVYINLLRDNYRGAKTLEDGEFYNEAAVIYLKKLKNKSEAANCYEKARQYKKAIDLYKELEQKEKVGDLYREINDIKNANTYYQMVVDDYVNNNQMVKGSLIYRKKMEMPDEAQKILLKGWEEDHDAFNCLNNYFANIHDVKKLETEIQDLYQKTPEYKKITYLEAMKYEFKKDPKLQFTTRNIAYEIIAEKVANRSEIVNELKYFNPDDEIILKDISRYKMGRNKMFRN encoded by the coding sequence ATGAATAGACAGAAGTTTGTAAATAAATTTATGGCAGCTTTTTTTATTTTGGTAATCATTAAGGTTATCGGGATATTGGCGCAGCTATTCCATCAGAGCTTTTGGAGCGTAATCGGGACTTTGCTGATTTTTGCTATCATTGCTTTTATCATTTTCGCTGTGTTGCTGCAGTTGGAAAAGAAAGAAAAGGAAAAAAATCAATCTGCAGGAAGAGTTGCAAATGGTGGCGGAAATTTTTACGTTGAAACTTCACTTTTTGATAAAATAAGAAATAAATATGAAGAATTGGCTCAAAAATACATTGACGAAAAAGATTATAAACGAGCCGCAAAAGTATATATAAATCTTCTTCGGGATAATTATCGTGGTGCAAAAACGTTGGAAGATGGTGAATTTTACAACGAAGCAGCCGTGATCTATTTAAAAAAATTAAAAAATAAATCTGAAGCAGCAAACTGTTACGAAAAAGCTAGGCAATACAAAAAGGCAATCGATTTATACAAAGAGCTTGAGCAGAAAGAAAAAGTAGGGGATCTGTATCGTGAAATTAACGATATTAAAAATGCAAATACCTATTATCAAATGGTTGTGGATGATTATGTGAACAATAATCAGATGGTAAAAGGTTCGTTGATTTACCGTAAAAAAATGGAGATGCCGGATGAAGCCCAAAAAATTCTGTTGAAAGGTTGGGAAGAAGATCATGATGCATTCAATTGTCTGAATAATTATTTTGCGAATATTCATGATGTTAAAAAATTGGAGACGGAAATTCAGGATTTATATCAAAAGACGCCTGAATATAAGAAGATCACTTATCTTGAAGCGATGAAGTATGAGTTTAAAAAAGATCCGAAACTTCAGTTCACAACAAGAAATATTGCCTATGAAATTATCGCAGAGAAGGTAGCCAACCGTTCCGAAATCGTCAATGAGCTGAAATATTTCAATCCTGATGATGAGATAATTTTAAAAGACATTTCGAGGTATAAAATGGGAAGGAATAAAATGTTTAGAAACTGA
- the deoD gene encoding purine-nucleoside phosphorylase, whose amino-acid sequence MSIHISAKKGEIAKVVLQPGDPLRAQYIAENYLENAKLVSKTRGIFYYTGLYKGKEITVGASGMGFPSIGIYSFELFTEYEVDTIIRIGTCGAYTTDLKTFDILNVEKAASESTYAKFAWEIEDEILSHQGSIFDTIKTTAKELSLTPKAINVHSSDIFYRKDPAVPSIATKYNCPAVEMEAFGLFANAQYLGKNAATILTVTDIIPTHEKISADERETALKPMMELALESAIKSL is encoded by the coding sequence ATGAGTATTCACATTAGTGCAAAAAAAGGAGAAATTGCTAAAGTCGTGTTGCAGCCGGGAGATCCGCTTCGCGCACAATATATTGCTGAAAACTATCTGGAAAATGCAAAATTAGTAAGCAAAACGAGAGGCATTTTTTATTATACAGGTCTTTACAAGGGAAAAGAAATCACTGTAGGTGCTAGTGGAATGGGATTCCCAAGTATCGGAATTTATTCTTTCGAACTGTTTACGGAATATGAGGTGGATACAATCATCAGAATCGGAACCTGTGGAGCTTACACAACAGACCTGAAAACTTTTGATATCTTAAACGTTGAAAAGGCAGCGAGTGAAAGTACCTACGCCAAATTTGCCTGGGAAATTGAAGATGAAATTCTTTCTCACCAGGGAAGTATTTTTGACACCATCAAGACAACTGCTAAGGAATTATCTTTAACCCCAAAAGCAATCAACGTTCACAGTAGTGATATTTTTTATAGAAAAGATCCTGCCGTTCCTTCTATTGCTACAAAATATAACTGTCCGGCAGTAGAAATGGAAGCATTTGGATTGTTCGCCAATGCTCAATATTTAGGAAAAAATGCGGCAACCATTCTTACGGTAACCGATATTATCCCAACTCATGAGAAAATCTCTGCTGATGAAAGGGAAACAGCTTTGAAACCAATGATGGAGCTTGCTTTGGAATCTGCCATTAAAAGCTTATAA
- a CDS encoding VOC family protein, with the protein MKIEHVAFWVKDLEKMRSFYEKYFGAISNEKYRNPVKNFESYFLSFENGSRLEIMTRPDIQEGNNSFEAQKFGIIHLAFSTGSKEKVDELTEILRNDGYKVAGEPRTSGDGYYESVILDPENNIIEIIK; encoded by the coding sequence ATGAAAATAGAACACGTAGCTTTTTGGGTAAAGGATTTAGAGAAGATGAGAAGCTTTTATGAAAAATATTTTGGCGCAATTTCCAATGAAAAATATCGTAATCCTGTAAAAAATTTTGAATCTTATTTCCTAAGTTTTGAAAACGGAAGCAGACTGGAAATCATGACAAGACCGGATATTCAGGAGGGAAACAATTCTTTTGAAGCTCAGAAATTCGGAATTATTCATCTTGCATTTTCTACAGGAAGCAAGGAAAAGGTGGATGAATTAACTGAAATACTTAGAAATGACGGCTACAAAGTGGCCGGAGAACCCAGAACTTCGGGTGATGGCTACTACGAAAGCGTAATTCTCGATCCTGAAAACAATATCATTGAGATTATAAAATAG
- a CDS encoding DUF4919 domain-containing protein, with product MSQETVFDFVKDPTKENFLKSRELIITNPGYDPYSDDLEIMEKLFENKEYDKLNYYVTINVLLSPRAHFIKYFSLKQVGNTKAAESIMFICHNILSCIEKTGDGTLQNPYIVTRVSDEKDFLQLHLRKEYTQQRLMEYEDKYLDVLTLEDGSEIYFDITVPYERIAFSLKKRNEETRE from the coding sequence ATGAGCCAAGAGACAGTATTTGATTTTGTAAAAGACCCCACCAAAGAAAATTTTCTGAAATCCAGAGAATTAATTATAACCAATCCGGGATATGATCCCTATTCTGATGATTTAGAGATCATGGAAAAACTGTTTGAGAATAAGGAATATGATAAGCTTAATTATTATGTTACCATTAACGTATTACTAAGTCCCAGAGCACATTTTATAAAATACTTTTCTTTAAAGCAGGTTGGAAATACAAAAGCGGCAGAAAGTATCATGTTCATTTGTCATAATATTTTAAGCTGTATAGAGAAAACGGGAGATGGAACCCTGCAGAATCCATATATCGTCACTAGAGTTTCTGATGAAAAAGATTTTTTGCAGCTTCATTTGAGAAAAGAATATACTCAACAAAGGTTGATGGAATATGAAGACAAATATTTAGATGTCCTAACATTAGAGGATGGCTCAGAAATATATTTCGATATTACCGTTCCTTATGAAAGAATTGCTTTTTCATTAAAAAAGAGAAATGAAGAAACAAGGGAATAA
- a CDS encoding TatD family hydrolase yields MNILIDIGINLTNKQFYNEQEEIINRALDNGVEQMILTGTSVRGSKESAAIAEDYPEILFSTAGIHPHDAKSFTHESISELRKLLKQDHVVSVGECGLDFDRDFSPRPVQEKCYLAQLELAIEVNKPLFLHERSAFKRFNEVTDEYLPKFPNAVVHCFTGTLDEAKIYLDKGFYLGFTGAISDQNRFKHLEEVIKYVPLDRVMIETDAPFMLPKNMPRMQNRRNEPAFLPYVAQTVANLKKISISEVASETTEVARNFFRI; encoded by the coding sequence ATGAATATACTTATCGACATTGGTATTAACCTAACCAATAAACAATTCTACAACGAACAGGAAGAAATCATCAATCGTGCGCTTGACAATGGCGTAGAGCAAATGATTCTCACAGGAACAAGTGTTCGTGGCAGTAAAGAATCTGCGGCTATTGCAGAAGATTATCCTGAGATTTTATTTTCAACAGCAGGAATTCACCCGCATGATGCAAAATCCTTTACTCATGAAAGTATCAGTGAACTCAGAAAATTATTAAAACAAGATCACGTTGTTTCCGTCGGGGAATGTGGACTGGATTTTGACAGGGATTTTTCTCCAAGACCTGTTCAGGAAAAATGCTATCTTGCCCAACTTGAATTGGCCATAGAAGTAAACAAACCGCTTTTTCTTCATGAAAGATCGGCTTTCAAAAGGTTTAATGAGGTTACAGACGAATATCTTCCTAAATTTCCAAATGCAGTCGTTCACTGTTTTACCGGAACTTTAGATGAAGCCAAAATATATTTAGACAAAGGGTTCTATTTAGGGTTTACTGGGGCAATCAGCGATCAGAATAGATTCAAACATCTGGAAGAGGTTATTAAATATGTTCCTCTCGATCGTGTAATGATTGAAACCGATGCGCCATTCATGCTGCCGAAAAATATGCCTAGAATGCAGAACCGTAGAAATGAGCCGGCCTTTTTACCTTACGTTGCCCAGACAGTTGCGAATCTAAAGAAAATCAGTATTTCAGAAGTCGCCAGTGAAACGACAGAAGTCGCCAGGAATTTTTTCAGGATATAA